A stretch of Lathyrus oleraceus cultivar Zhongwan6 chromosome 6, CAAS_Psat_ZW6_1.0, whole genome shotgun sequence DNA encodes these proteins:
- the LOC127094082 gene encoding cell division control protein 2 homolog D — MEKSGGGIGVVLSAKEAFEKLEKVGEGTYGKVYRAREKATGKIVALKKTRLHEDDEGVPPTTLREVSILRMLSRDPHVVRLLDVKQGQNKEGKTVLYLVFEYMDTDLKKFIRSFRQTGENIPSPTIKSLMYQLCKGVAFCHGHGILHRDLKPHNLLMDRKSTMLKIADLGLARAFTVPLKKYTHEILTLWYRAPEVLLGATHYSMAVDIWSVACIFVELVTKQALFPGDSELQQLLHIFRLLGTPNEEVWPGVSKLMNWHEYPQWNPQNLAKAVPNLEESGLDLLSQMLKYEPSKRISAKKAMEHPYFDDLNKTNL; from the exons ATGGAGAAATCAGGTGGAGGAATAGGAGTAGTATTGTCGGCGAAAGAGGCATTTGAGAAGCTAGAGAAAGTTGGAGAAGGAACTTATGGGAAGGTATACAGAGCAAGAGAGAAAGCTACTGGGAAGATTGTTGCTCTGAAGAAGACTCGTCTCCATGAGGATGATGAAGGTGTTCCTCCCACCACTCTTCGCGAGGTTTCCATATTGCGAATGCTCTCTCGTGATCCTCATGTTGTTAG GTTATTGGATGTGAAACAAGGTCAGAATAAGGAAGGGAAAACTGTTCTCTACTTGGTTTTTGAGTACATGGATACTGATCTCAAGAAGTTCATCCGTTCTTTTCGCCAAACTGGCGAAAACATCCCATCCCCAACCATCAAA AGCTTGATGTACCAACTTTGCAAGGGTGTTGCTTTCTGCCACGGCCATGGAATCTTGCACAG GGACTTGAAACCTCACAATCTCTTGATGGACCGGAAGTCAACTATGCTCAAAATTGCTGATCTTGGACTTGCCAGAGCGTTTACTGTGCCACTTAAGAAGTACACTCATGAG ATTCTAACTCTGTGGTACAGAGCTCCTGAAGTCCTTTTGGGGGCTACCCATTACTCAATGGCAGTGGATATATGGTCTGTTGCGTGCATATTCG TTGAACTTGTCACCAAGCAAGCACTATTTCCTGGTGATTCTGAGCTGCAACAACTCCTCCATATATTCAGGCTGTTGGGGACTCCTAATGAAGAGGTGTGGCCAGGTGTTAGTAAACTAATGAACTGGCATGAGTACCCTCAATGGAACCCTCAAAATCTTGCAAAGGCTGTTCCCAATTTGGAAGAGTCTGGACTGGATCTACTCTCT CAAATGCTCAAGTATGAACCTTCCAAGAGGATTTCGGCAAAGAAAGCTATGGAACACCCTTACTTTGATGACCTGAACAAAACCAATCTCTAG